In Rhizobium gallicum bv. gallicum R602sp, the following proteins share a genomic window:
- a CDS encoding NAD-dependent epimerase/dehydratase family protein, which produces MTRALVTGGCGFVGRHLCDRLLAEGFDVVCVDLMKPGTGARPPVSSQRLHRQFTLNEQDCRAFFECADEHFDYVFHLAALVGGRMTLENQTLLVAEDLAVDAALWRWAGECRPGTVVYFSSSAAYPVALQTEAKQTLLCEDMISFDRPLGVPDLSYGWTKLTGEYLMKLYVERYGGRAVAYRPFSGYGEDQDLAYPFPAICRRLLKERGAPEVSVWGSGHQCRDFIHISDCIDFIWETMDALPSGASLNLSTGKPTSFISLAELISRELGWAPHVRGTANRPEGVFFRCGDVTLQKSFGLTPKVGIEEGVRRCLKHHHRLEAACV; this is translated from the coding sequence ATGACGCGTGCACTCGTGACGGGCGGATGCGGTTTTGTGGGCCGGCATCTCTGTGACCGGCTTTTGGCCGAGGGCTTCGATGTGGTCTGCGTCGATTTAATGAAACCGGGAACGGGCGCAAGGCCACCGGTTTCAAGCCAGCGCTTGCATCGTCAGTTCACCTTGAATGAGCAGGATTGCCGGGCATTTTTTGAATGCGCTGACGAGCATTTCGACTATGTGTTTCACCTCGCGGCGCTCGTCGGCGGGCGCATGACGCTCGAGAACCAGACGCTGCTCGTTGCCGAAGATCTCGCCGTCGACGCAGCGCTCTGGCGGTGGGCAGGCGAATGCCGACCCGGAACCGTCGTCTATTTCAGCTCCAGCGCGGCCTATCCCGTGGCGTTGCAGACCGAGGCGAAGCAGACGCTGCTCTGCGAAGACATGATCTCTTTCGATCGCCCGCTCGGCGTGCCCGACCTCAGCTACGGCTGGACCAAGCTCACCGGCGAGTACTTGATGAAGCTTTATGTCGAGCGCTATGGCGGCCGTGCCGTTGCCTATCGGCCATTCAGCGGCTATGGCGAGGACCAGGACCTCGCCTATCCCTTCCCCGCCATCTGTCGCAGGCTTCTCAAGGAGCGCGGTGCTCCGGAAGTCTCCGTCTGGGGGAGCGGACACCAATGCCGCGACTTCATCCACATTTCCGATTGCATCGATTTCATCTGGGAAACGATGGACGCGCTGCCATCAGGCGCAAGCCTCAACCTCTCGACGGGTAAGCCAACCTCTTTCATTTCGCTTGCCGAGCTTATAAGTCGCGAGCTCGGCTGGGCACCGCATGTGCGAGGAACGGCAAACCGTCCAGAGGGCGTCTTCTTCCGCTGCGGCGACGTTACGCTTCAAAAGTCGTTCGGACTCACGCCGAAGGTCGGTATCGAAGAAGGCGTGCGGCGCTGCCTTAAGCATCATCACCGTCTAGAAGCTGCCTGCGTCTGA
- a CDS encoding dihydrodipicolinate synthase family protein: MGRFGLSVALATPFDGDDNIAVSAMIAQAKRSLAQGCSSVTLFGTTGEGSSIGNAERQRVLAAFIEAGIDPYQIVVGVLVDAAEDAAAQTGYALSMGVRNILLAPPCYFKNVSDEGIFHWFNAVFRILGDQARDIIVYNIPSVTMVPLSVALIGRLRQAFPGIVTGVKDSSGDWAFTERLLEAHHDLIILIGDERHLAQGTRTGGQGAISGMANFIAPEIKRMAEEGKDDPRVVAFVAELLKYPVTPAVKVMIAHLSDDEMWLAVRPPLVSISGEGCSKLALAFDALFRKKAA; this comes from the coding sequence GTGGGGCGTTTTGGATTATCGGTCGCGCTGGCGACACCTTTCGACGGCGACGATAACATTGCAGTTTCCGCGATGATCGCTCAGGCAAAGCGCAGCCTTGCGCAGGGCTGTTCCAGCGTCACGCTGTTCGGGACGACCGGCGAAGGATCGTCGATCGGCAACGCGGAGCGCCAGAGGGTGCTTGCGGCATTCATCGAGGCCGGTATTGATCCCTACCAAATCGTCGTGGGCGTCCTGGTCGATGCCGCCGAGGATGCTGCTGCCCAGACGGGCTATGCCCTGTCCATGGGTGTCCGAAACATTCTCCTTGCCCCGCCTTGCTATTTCAAGAATGTCAGCGACGAAGGCATTTTCCACTGGTTTAATGCCGTATTCCGCATTCTCGGGGACCAAGCCCGCGACATCATCGTCTATAACATTCCCTCCGTCACGATGGTGCCCTTGAGCGTTGCGCTGATCGGCCGCCTGCGTCAGGCGTTTCCCGGAATTGTAACGGGCGTCAAGGATTCCTCCGGCGATTGGGCCTTTACCGAAAGGCTGCTCGAGGCCCATCACGATCTCATCATCCTGATCGGCGATGAGCGTCATCTTGCACAAGGTACGCGCACGGGCGGCCAGGGGGCAATCTCCGGCATGGCGAATTTCATCGCCCCCGAGATCAAGCGCATGGCCGAAGAGGGAAAAGATGATCCGCGCGTGGTCGCTTTCGTGGCCGAGCTCCTGAAGTATCCCGTGACCCCCGCCGTAAAGGTGATGATCGCGCATCTGAGCGACGATGAAATGTGGCTTGCGGTCCGACCACCGCTCGTTTCAATATCCGGCGAAGGATGCAGCAAGCTTGCCCTTGCCTTTGACGCCCTGTTTCGAAAAAAGGCCGCCTAA
- a CDS encoding GntR family transcriptional regulator, translating to MDGLDEQPTLRERAYESFTRHLLARDVRPGQFVSQRRLVELTGLTLGAIRELIPRLEAEGLIKTVPQRGLQIAHIDLNLIREAFQLRVFLEKEAVALFTRSASDETIAGLLKMHRNIADAINGGNNSHDLELHAQAVDWGMHDAFIDALGNTIISNVYRVNSIKMRLISQERFRIDGRVGPVMGEHLKVLEAIERRSAEDAVSALVAHIHHARDRALRL from the coding sequence ATGGATGGACTGGACGAACAGCCGACGTTGCGGGAAAGAGCTTATGAGAGCTTTACCCGACATCTGCTGGCGCGCGATGTCCGCCCTGGTCAGTTCGTCTCCCAACGCCGCCTCGTCGAACTGACCGGACTGACGCTCGGCGCAATCCGTGAACTCATTCCAAGGCTCGAAGCCGAAGGCCTCATCAAGACGGTGCCGCAACGCGGCCTGCAGATTGCTCATATCGATCTCAACTTGATCCGCGAAGCCTTTCAGCTCCGCGTGTTCCTGGAGAAGGAGGCAGTTGCGCTTTTTACACGGTCGGCCTCCGACGAAACGATCGCGGGCCTCCTGAAAATGCACCGGAACATCGCCGACGCCATCAATGGCGGCAACAATTCGCATGATCTTGAGCTTCACGCCCAGGCTGTGGACTGGGGAATGCATGACGCCTTTATCGACGCGCTCGGCAACACCATCATCTCGAATGTCTACCGGGTGAATTCAATCAAGATGCGCCTTATAAGCCAGGAACGCTTTCGCATCGACGGCCGTGTCGGGCCGGTCATGGGAGAACATCTGAAGGTTCTCGAAGCCATCGAGCGACGGTCTGCCGAAGATGCGGTCAGCGCGCTCGTCGCACATATCCATCACGCGAGGGACCGCGCACTCAGATTATAA
- a CDS encoding ABC transporter substrate-binding protein, whose translation MSSSIWNPTRRGFLAGSAALGAAGFLGVRAASAAVDWKRFSGTTLEVNLVKSPRSEIILKYLGEFEELTGIKVNAEATPEQQQRQKTTIELSSGKPSFDVVHMSYHVQKRQFEKGGWLADISGFLKDPSLTDPSLVEGDFADAGLQFAKDSDGLLRSLPFSVDYWIVYWNKQLFEKKGLSYPATFEEMANAAEALTDASSNTYGFVARGLKNANVPVWTALMLGYGMTPIGPDGKLRTTSDEAVQAATLYQRLMTKAAPVGVSGFNWAEAQSAFLQGKIGMWLDGVGFAPPIENPEKSRVVGQVGYGIMPKGPKAQAAATFGDGIGVTAASKNKEAAYLFCQWVVSHDMGARLLQAGAGVPFRQSILEDPKVREGVTMPSAWVDAVVGSGKISKLALPVIIPVTEFRDIYGVGLTNMIGGADPAAELKSATAQFEPVLARSEG comes from the coding sequence ATGTCATCTTCAATTTGGAATCCAACGCGCCGGGGCTTTCTGGCTGGTTCTGCCGCTCTCGGCGCCGCCGGCTTTCTTGGCGTCCGGGCAGCTTCGGCCGCCGTTGACTGGAAACGGTTTTCCGGCACGACGCTCGAAGTCAATCTCGTGAAAAGCCCACGCAGTGAGATCATCCTCAAGTATCTCGGCGAGTTCGAGGAGCTGACCGGTATAAAAGTCAATGCCGAGGCGACCCCCGAACAACAGCAGCGCCAGAAGACGACGATCGAACTCAGCTCCGGAAAGCCGAGCTTCGACGTTGTTCACATGAGCTATCATGTGCAGAAACGGCAGTTCGAAAAGGGCGGCTGGCTTGCCGATATAAGCGGATTTCTCAAGGATCCGTCCCTTACCGATCCCTCTCTGGTCGAGGGTGACTTCGCCGATGCGGGCCTGCAGTTCGCCAAGGACTCCGACGGCCTCCTGCGCTCCCTGCCCTTCTCCGTCGACTATTGGATTGTCTACTGGAACAAGCAGCTCTTCGAGAAGAAGGGCCTTTCGTACCCCGCAACCTTCGAAGAGATGGCGAACGCCGCAGAGGCCCTGACCGACGCGTCGAGCAACACTTACGGCTTCGTTGCCCGCGGACTGAAAAACGCCAATGTCCCTGTCTGGACGGCCCTCATGCTCGGTTACGGCATGACGCCCATCGGGCCCGACGGCAAACTGCGCACTACTTCCGATGAAGCCGTCCAGGCGGCAACGCTCTACCAGCGTCTGATGACCAAGGCAGCGCCTGTCGGCGTTTCCGGATTCAATTGGGCGGAAGCGCAATCGGCATTCCTGCAGGGCAAGATCGGCATGTGGCTCGATGGCGTCGGCTTTGCACCGCCGATCGAAAACCCGGAAAAATCCCGCGTCGTCGGCCAGGTGGGTTACGGGATCATGCCGAAGGGCCCGAAAGCCCAGGCCGCCGCAACTTTTGGCGACGGTATCGGCGTAACGGCAGCAAGCAAGAACAAGGAAGCGGCCTACCTCTTCTGCCAATGGGTGGTTTCCCATGACATGGGTGCCCGGCTTCTGCAGGCCGGTGCCGGCGTTCCCTTCCGCCAGTCTATCCTTGAAGATCCCAAGGTGCGCGAAGGCGTCACCATGCCGAGCGCATGGGTCGACGCGGTCGTCGGCTCCGGCAAGATTTCAAAGCTCGCCCTGCCGGTCATCATCCCGGTCACCGAATTCCGGGATATCTATGGCGTCGGCCTGACGAACATGATCGGCGGCGCAGATCCGGCCGCCGAACTCAAGTCCGCCACGGCCCAGTTCGAGCCGGTGCTGGCGCGAAGCGAGGGATGA
- a CDS encoding carbohydrate ABC transporter permease has product MSSVSIEAAKATATSARSKPSGLAPNYWPFVVPALIVIAAVIVFPWVFTLWMSVNSWTLGQAQAFSGWDNYLRLATDTRFWDSLWHTVLYTVLAVIGPLFLGTLAALIFDAQFPLRGLLRGIFVMPMMATPVAIALVWTMMFHPQLGVLNYLLSLVGIGPQEWIYNQTSVIPSLVLVETWQWTPLIMLIVLGGLAALPREPYESAEIDGANAWQKFRYLTLPMIAPFLMVGVIIRSIDAVKSFDIIYAMTQGGPGTASETINIYLYNTAFSYYDIGYGSAMAVVFFVVIVALSFVLMMVRARTNWSDTETR; this is encoded by the coding sequence ATGTCTTCGGTGAGCATCGAAGCCGCCAAAGCGACGGCAACCAGTGCGAGGAGCAAGCCCAGTGGGCTTGCTCCGAACTACTGGCCCTTCGTCGTTCCAGCCCTGATCGTGATCGCGGCCGTCATTGTTTTTCCATGGGTTTTCACCCTGTGGATGAGCGTAAACAGCTGGACGCTTGGCCAGGCACAGGCCTTTTCAGGCTGGGACAACTATCTCCGTCTCGCGACCGACACGCGTTTTTGGGATTCTCTTTGGCATACCGTCCTTTATACGGTGCTTGCGGTGATCGGACCCCTTTTTCTGGGAACGCTCGCCGCCCTCATCTTTGACGCGCAGTTCCCGTTGCGCGGACTCCTGCGCGGCATATTCGTCATGCCGATGATGGCGACACCCGTTGCCATCGCGCTCGTCTGGACGATGATGTTTCATCCGCAGCTCGGCGTCCTCAATTATCTTCTCTCATTGGTGGGAATTGGGCCTCAGGAATGGATCTACAATCAGACGAGCGTCATTCCCTCGCTGGTTCTGGTGGAAACCTGGCAGTGGACGCCGCTGATCATGCTGATCGTGCTTGGCGGTCTTGCGGCTCTGCCGCGCGAGCCGTATGAAAGCGCGGAAATCGATGGTGCCAATGCCTGGCAGAAGTTCCGTTATCTCACGCTGCCGATGATTGCGCCCTTCCTGATGGTCGGCGTCATCATCCGCAGCATCGATGCCGTAAAGAGCTTCGACATCATCTATGCGATGACGCAAGGCGGACCGGGCACGGCCTCGGAGACGATCAACATCTATCTCTACAATACGGCCTTTTCCTATTACGACATCGGTTACGGATCTGCGATGGCCGTCGTCTTCTTCGTCGTCATCGTCGCGCTCTCCTTCGTTTTAATGATGGTGCGCGCGCGGACAAACTGGTCAGACACGGAGACACGCTGA
- a CDS encoding carbohydrate ABC transporter permease: protein MKRKTLDRIGLFFVALVMVSPVILFFLWMISLSLKYEIDNGAYPPIFIPERFAWSNYVKVFEENNFFLYFWNSILVTGAATFLALLIGVPAGYGIARLKAERSAMVIMIARMTPGLSFLIPLFLLFQWLDLLGTLWPQIIIHLVVTVPIVVWIMIGYFETTPMELEEAASIDGATPWQVFRLVALPIAKPGIVVAFILSVIFSWNNFVFGIVLASRETRTLPVAVYNMLSFEQVSWGPLAAAALIVTLPVLVLTMFAQKQIVAGLTAGAVKGS from the coding sequence ATGAAGCGCAAGACGCTCGATCGCATCGGTCTTTTCTTCGTCGCGCTGGTGATGGTCTCACCGGTCATCCTCTTCTTTCTATGGATGATCTCGCTGTCCCTGAAATACGAAATCGACAATGGAGCCTACCCGCCGATCTTCATCCCAGAGCGATTTGCCTGGTCGAACTACGTCAAGGTCTTCGAGGAAAACAATTTCTTCCTGTATTTCTGGAATTCCATTCTTGTGACGGGGGCGGCGACATTTCTGGCGCTTTTGATTGGCGTACCGGCAGGCTATGGCATTGCCCGGCTCAAGGCCGAGCGTTCGGCAATGGTGATCATGATCGCACGAATGACACCCGGGCTTTCCTTTCTGATCCCGCTCTTCTTGCTGTTCCAATGGCTGGATCTCCTCGGCACGCTCTGGCCACAGATCATCATCCATCTGGTGGTGACGGTGCCGATCGTCGTCTGGATCATGATCGGCTATTTCGAAACGACGCCGATGGAGCTCGAAGAGGCGGCAAGTATCGACGGGGCAACGCCATGGCAGGTCTTCCGCTTGGTGGCGCTGCCGATCGCCAAGCCCGGCATTGTCGTCGCCTTCATCCTCTCCGTCATCTTCTCGTGGAACAATTTCGTGTTCGGTATCGTGCTCGCGAGCCGCGAAACCCGGACGTTGCCGGTGGCAGTCTACAACATGCTCTCCTTCGAGCAGGTCAGTTGGGGACCGCTTGCGGCGGCAGCTCTGATCGTCACGCTGCCGGTGCTTGTGCTGACAATGTTTGCCCAGAAGCAGATCGTTGCTGGTTTGACGGCGGGCGCCGTCAAAGGCAGCTAG
- a CDS encoding sugar kinase: MTRERASKANDRHPHVLCVGAAVLDTLFRVRKMPTGQGKVLPYDMLQIAEGMASSAAYAVVRLGGKASLWGAVGDDETGRRIIADLSLAGIDMSGMHIVQGARSAISTILVDDDGERLIVPFYDPELHRSIKLISTTEIAIFDAVLVDVRWPELALKALETAQSLGKPAILDGDVAADGVIERLGPAASHIVFSHPAAVKLAATEDCAAAIGVLKQRFPLAFISVTAGENGTYWYDDVNDCVMHMTVRPTKTVDTLGAGDIFHGAFAFAVAQQLQIEEAIRISSAAAALKCQVFGGRTGAPDSDQLAACLAQWTPQISRV, from the coding sequence TTGACAAGGGAGAGGGCTTCAAAAGCAAACGACCGACACCCGCACGTCTTGTGCGTCGGCGCAGCTGTGCTGGATACTCTGTTTCGCGTTCGTAAAATGCCGACGGGACAAGGCAAGGTTCTGCCATATGACATGCTGCAGATAGCCGAGGGTATGGCCTCGAGCGCGGCTTACGCTGTTGTCAGGCTCGGGGGCAAGGCAAGCCTATGGGGCGCTGTTGGGGATGATGAAACAGGCAGGCGCATTATCGCGGATCTCTCTCTAGCCGGCATCGACATGAGCGGAATGCATATCGTCCAAGGCGCGAGATCTGCAATTTCGACCATCCTAGTTGACGACGACGGCGAGCGCCTCATCGTCCCCTTTTACGACCCCGAACTGCATCGATCCATCAAACTCATTTCGACAACTGAAATCGCCATTTTCGACGCCGTTTTAGTTGATGTTCGATGGCCAGAGCTTGCGCTCAAGGCCCTAGAAACGGCGCAGAGCCTCGGCAAGCCGGCGATCTTGGATGGCGACGTCGCCGCCGACGGGGTTATCGAGCGGCTGGGGCCGGCGGCGAGCCACATCGTCTTTTCGCACCCCGCAGCAGTCAAGCTGGCAGCGACGGAAGATTGTGCTGCGGCAATTGGCGTGCTCAAGCAACGTTTCCCGCTGGCATTTATCAGCGTCACGGCGGGTGAAAACGGCACCTATTGGTATGACGATGTCAACGATTGCGTGATGCATATGACCGTGCGACCCACCAAAACAGTCGATACGCTTGGGGCGGGCGACATCTTCCATGGCGCGTTTGCCTTTGCCGTCGCACAGCAATTGCAAATCGAAGAGGCCATACGCATTTCATCGGCGGCGGCGGCGCTTAAGTGTCAGGTCTTCGGCGGACGCACGGGTGCACCCGACAGCGATCAGCTGGCCGCCTGTCTGGCCCAATGGACGCCACAGATCTCGCGGGTGTAA
- a CDS encoding GNAT family N-acetyltransferase produces the protein MPIEFRRITHVEAAQSAAIMVQAYAEPPWNEEWSIENAAWRLDELATTPGCLGVAAFEAKEAIGFAFALPHTSVIGRGLHLAEIAVLPKHQRKGVGSGLLSRLQIEARTMGYLQIWLVSQQSGRVADYYTGNGYEPSNRLGVYSKRLR, from the coding sequence ATGCCCATCGAATTCAGACGAATAACGCATGTCGAAGCGGCGCAAAGCGCAGCCATTATGGTGCAGGCTTACGCCGAGCCACCTTGGAATGAAGAGTGGTCGATCGAGAATGCAGCTTGGCGTCTGGATGAACTGGCCACAACGCCTGGCTGCCTTGGTGTGGCAGCGTTCGAGGCGAAAGAAGCCATCGGATTCGCCTTTGCCCTTCCGCATACCTCGGTGATCGGCCGCGGCCTGCACCTTGCTGAAATAGCCGTATTGCCCAAGCATCAAAGAAAGGGAGTTGGCTCGGGTCTGCTGAGCCGCCTCCAAATCGAAGCCCGAACTATGGGCTATCTGCAGATCTGGCTCGTTTCCCAGCAGAGCGGCCGCGTTGCGGACTATTACACAGGTAATGGCTATGAGCCGTCGAACAGGCTTGGCGTTTATTCCAAACGACTTCGCTAA
- a CDS encoding TfuA-like protein: MKVIFVGPSLPDAASFAGDEVFVCPPAVQGDVLAAVRRGATVIGLIDGGFEYTAPVWHKEILYALSQNVAVVGAASMGALRAAECQLFGMIGIGRIFREYEKGATVDDADVALLHGPMEYGYKSLTVPLVNVRATLDKLESEKQLASAMRVRLEEGASRIFFKERTWQSIVADCDMANMAVPRDLLSLLVSNAVDQKRIDALALVEAVRAISDFPLDREISWHMNETFVSPI; encoded by the coding sequence ATGAAGGTCATCTTTGTCGGTCCGAGCCTTCCAGATGCGGCATCCTTCGCTGGAGATGAGGTGTTCGTCTGCCCGCCTGCAGTTCAGGGCGATGTTCTTGCCGCCGTGAGGCGTGGGGCGACTGTCATCGGGCTAATCGACGGTGGGTTCGAATATACGGCGCCGGTCTGGCACAAAGAGATCCTCTACGCGCTTTCTCAGAATGTGGCTGTAGTAGGCGCGGCCAGCATGGGAGCACTGCGCGCTGCAGAATGCCAGCTCTTTGGAATGATTGGCATCGGCCGGATTTTCCGTGAATACGAGAAAGGCGCGACCGTCGACGACGCCGACGTCGCCTTGCTCCACGGCCCAATGGAATATGGATACAAATCCCTGACGGTGCCGCTCGTGAATGTCAGGGCAACGCTCGACAAGTTGGAAAGCGAAAAGCAACTTGCATCTGCCATGCGGGTAAGGCTTGAGGAGGGTGCTTCTCGAATCTTCTTCAAGGAACGGACCTGGCAATCGATCGTCGCCGATTGTGACATGGCCAACATGGCTGTCCCCCGGGATTTGCTTTCGCTGCTGGTCTCAAACGCCGTCGATCAGAAACGGATTGATGCTCTTGCTCTTGTGGAAGCTGTTCGCGCCATCAGTGACTTCCCCCTTGATAGAGAGATTTCCTGGCATATGAACGAGACATTTGTTTCGCCCATTTAA
- a CDS encoding YcaO-like family protein, with protein sequence MVPSETLTRVAPFLADLGITRVARHTGLDRIGIPVWCAYTPNARSIVVAQGKGLSDDDAKVSAVMEALERAVAGKPSVDTVQASARHLQDSGCRVEKLNCLIGRHKNDIGDDEEIEWALGRELLSGTEIYIPFEAAILDRTRECRFWMSSDGLASGNTLKEAMLHGILERIERDAYVLWQIGNDRDRHARCIDPRGFQDPALDQLIEKIETAGLGLRLFDMTSDIAVPCFTAILGPGDIHDDANVRFVEVTAGSGAHPSPVRAAIRAVTEAAQSRLTYISGSRDDILPETFLAPLPLQTRTLFQAVPAMPATMAPAYPQSLAQHLDYTLSALREKQIDQVIVLALSDPALPFSVAKTFIPALENPQGGQARRFGNRAVSKAIMS encoded by the coding sequence ATCGTGCCGTCAGAGACGCTCACGCGTGTCGCGCCGTTTCTGGCTGATCTCGGCATCACCCGTGTCGCACGTCACACGGGCCTCGATCGTATCGGGATACCGGTTTGGTGTGCCTATACACCCAATGCCCGCTCGATCGTCGTCGCTCAAGGCAAGGGCCTGAGCGACGACGATGCGAAGGTATCGGCCGTCATGGAGGCCCTGGAACGGGCCGTTGCCGGCAAGCCTTCCGTCGATACTGTCCAAGCAAGCGCGCGTCACCTTCAAGACTCCGGCTGCAGGGTCGAAAAGCTGAACTGTCTGATCGGTCGCCACAAGAACGACATAGGCGATGACGAAGAGATCGAATGGGCGCTCGGCAGGGAACTCTTGTCGGGGACCGAGATCTATATCCCTTTCGAGGCTGCGATCCTTGACCGGACACGCGAATGCCGCTTCTGGATGTCCTCTGATGGCTTGGCGTCCGGAAACACGCTCAAGGAGGCAATGCTACATGGCATTCTCGAGCGCATAGAACGGGATGCCTATGTCCTTTGGCAGATAGGCAATGACAGGGACCGTCACGCGCGTTGCATCGATCCACGCGGTTTCCAGGACCCGGCCTTGGATCAATTGATCGAAAAGATCGAAACGGCCGGGTTGGGACTTCGGCTCTTCGACATGACGAGCGATATCGCCGTTCCGTGCTTCACCGCAATTTTAGGCCCAGGCGATATTCATGACGACGCCAATGTCCGTTTTGTCGAAGTGACGGCAGGAAGCGGTGCTCATCCATCGCCCGTTCGCGCGGCCATACGGGCTGTAACCGAAGCAGCTCAATCCCGATTGACCTATATCAGCGGTTCACGGGACGACATCTTGCCCGAAACCTTCCTTGCACCACTCCCGTTGCAGACGCGCACTCTTTTCCAGGCCGTTCCGGCGATGCCGGCGACGATGGCGCCGGCCTATCCGCAATCTCTCGCTCAACATCTCGACTACACACTGAGTGCCTTGCGGGAAAAGCAAATAGATCAAGTCATCGTCCTGGCTCTCAGCGATCCCGCACTTCCTTTCAGCGTTGCGAAAACCTTTATCCCTGCTCTTGAGAATCCGCAGGGCGGGCAGGCACGCCGCTTTGGAAATCGTGCGGTTTCAAAGGCTATCATGTCATGA